AATGTTTTGATCTTGGCGTGTATGTGTGGTTTTGCCATTATTTTATTAAGTCGAGTTGAGGTGCGTGAATAATCAATGAGTTTATGAGGGAAGATTAGACTATCTTGTTTTGTTTGTAGTAGATGGACTATTTGTCAATGATAAAGTGTCTAGGAGCGAGAAAACTAGTGGCTTTGAGTTATTACTTAGTTTTTAACTTATTAAAGGACGTTAGATATAGCCGATAAAGCAAAAACTTTATTGAAAAAACAAACAATTATTAGTCAAATGAGTGCAAATGATATTCGTGAAGATTATCAATTACCATTGGAGGAATACTACCGCAAGATGTATCGTTAAAATGGTGAATTTAATAAAATTTAGGAGTGATGATCTGTGATAAGTTTAATAAAAGAGATGTGGTGTGATCGAAAAAAATCGTGGCTTCTTGAGCTAGGCATTGCGCTAATTGCGAATATTGCTTTGTTATCGTTTTATTTGATTAGTAATAAAATGACTAATAATGATTTAATGATGATAACGTTAGTCTATGGCATAGTGTTTCTGTTTTTCTTGTTGATTCAACAAGTAGTTTATAGCACCAAAGTGTGGTTTTCAACTAGATATCGTTTAAGCTCTTTTAGAGAAAATAAGTTGTATCTTGCTAATTTAATTTGTTCGATTGGCATGATGATAGCAAGCGTCTTTTCAATTATTATAATCAATGTGATTAACTATTTTATTCTTCAACCTAAAGACTTTTTTATCTACGAAGGAGAGCCGTACAGTTTATTGGATTCGCTATTTGTTCAAGCGGGTTTTGTCATATTTGTGACTACTTTTCTAATATATGCTAGTTTTATTGTGTTGGTAGCTAATTGGATTTCATCTTATTTCCCAAAAAATTTCCAAAAGTTAGCAATTGTCCTATTTATTTTTTTCAGTTTTCAGTTTTTTAATTTAGTTTTTGGGTTACTCGGCTTATTTTCAAGTGGAATGTTAACATCTATCACATCATTTGTTAATGGACCGGGTAGTTTAGCGATTGTGTTAATTATTGGAGATGTATTAATGGGTTTGGTATCATTATATTTATTAAAAAATAAAATAGAAGTGAAAAATAAACAATGAAATTTTTAGAGGGCTGAAATGAGAATATCAGGCCTCTTTTTGTATGATAACTTGAATGTTGTTAAAAACCAACGTATAATGCGAGTAATAAATTCAACTGGAGGTTGAGATGATGATTCGAGAGGCTATGAAGTGTGATGGGCTAGCGCTTAATGAAATCAATGAGTTTGCTTTAGGTTATCCATGTGAATTAGAATTAACCAATCGTTTATTGTCAAAAGTGCTGATGCATCCTGACCATGTGTTACTAGTGTTTGAATTAGATCAACAAGTAGTGGGTTATGTTCATGCAGAACGATATTTAACGTTATATGAAGAGGAACTCTATAATTTGTTGGGAGTGGCAGTTCACCCGGATTATCAAGGACAAGGCATTGGAGGCGCACTATTAAGAGCTATTGAAAACTGTGCTAAAGACCAAGGTGTGGCTGGCGTTCGTTTGAATTCAGGGAGTCAACGTGTAAAGGCCCATCGCTTTTATGAAAATATGGGATATGATGGCAATAAATTACAAAAACGTTTTGTTAAATGGTTTGAGGATTAATTGATAAGGAGTAAAGGATGTCATTTATTAAGCGAGTGAGGATGAAAACCTCTGACAAATTTGAAGTGGAATACTATCATGAATTACCCGTTATTAAGTGGTTTAAACAAAATGAAGGGCTGGTTTTATCAGATAAGTTGACCATTATTTCTGGTGAGAATGGGCAAGGGAAGTCAACGTTTATTGAGGCGTTAGCAGTAGCGATGGGGATGAATGCCGAAGGAGGGAGTCAACAGTTTAATTTTGCGACGAAAGCAACCCATAGTCAGTTGTCAGAACAACTAGTTGTTCACAAGACGGGGCGTTTGCCACGTTTGAAGTATTTTTTACGGGCGGAGAGTTATTACAATTTAGCGAGTGAAATTGAAAAGCTAGCTGTTGGTGGCTATGGTGATAAAAGTTTACATCAGCAGTCGCATGGTGAAGGGGTGATGGCCTTAATTGAACACCGTTTTGAAGCGCAGGGGTTGTATTTCTTTGACGAGCCAGAAGCCGGCCTTTCACCAGCTAGACAGATGACCTTGTTGCGGGTCTTTGATGAGTTGTTGAAAGAAGGCAGTCAGTTAGTCGTTGCGACGCATTCACCGATTTTGCTTGCTCATCCAGAGGCGTTGATTTATCAGTTCGGGGAAGAGGGGATTAGTGAAGTGGGTTATCGCGAGACGTCTTGCTTTGACGATATGCGCGTTTTTATCGAAAATCCCGAACGAATGGTACATTATTTGCTAGAAGATTAGTCGTTTTATGAAAAAAATATGAGTATTTTAAAAATTTCACTTGTTTTTTTCGTTTTTTCATTCATAATAGAGATACAATCCAATTTGATACAACTTATATATGGTCATAATACGGTTGACCGTTTCTACCTAACCCCGTAAAGGTTAGACTATAAGTGGAAAATTCGTCGACGTTTAGGAGACCTTTTTTTGCTTATACGCAAGAAGAGGTCTCTTTTCTTTTATAGTTGTCATCAGTTGGGCAAAGGAAAGGAAGTTATACATGGAAGCATTAGTTAACAAAATTAAACAAGATGGACGCGTATTAAATCAAGGAGTGTTAAAGGTCGATAGTTTCTTAACGCACCAAGTAGATCCGTTATTGATGGCACAAATTGGCGAAAGTTTTGGTGAGTTCTTTAAAGAAGCAGGGATTACTAAAATTGTAACGGTGGAAACGTCAGGGATTGCACCTTCTATTTTTGCGGCTAAAGAATTAGATGTACCGTTAATTGTTGCCCGTAAATCAAAGAGTGTGACGATGGATGAGGAGTTATTAACAGCTCCTGTGTATTCATTTACTAAACAAGAAACGAATCAAGTTTCTATTTCTAAAAAATTTATTACTGATGAGGATCACATTTTAATTATTGATGACTTCTTAGCAAATGGACAAGCGGCCAAAGGCTTAATTGAATTGTGCGAACAAGCTGGAGCTACTGTTGCGGCGGTTGGGATCGTAATTGAAAAATCATTCCAAGAAGGTCGTCAATTGTTAGAAGAGATGGGCGTGCAAGTAGTATCTTTAGCGCGTGTTGCTTCGTTAGAAGATAATTCAGTCACATTTTTAGAAGGAGACGCTTAAATGGAAAATTCAGTAAACATCAAAACGAAAGCAAATCAAGGTTCTCAATCATCGGCTCAAACAGATGTTTCAAATGGTCAAGCAGCTGTTTTAGGTTTACAGCATTTATTAGCCATGTACGCAGGAGCGGTTGCCGTTCCGTTATTAATTGGACAGGCACTTAATTTTACGCCTGAGCAAATGACGTACTTAATTTCAATTGATATTTTCATGTGTGGGGTAGCCACTATTTTACAATTAGTCGTGACGAAATTCTTCGGTATCGGCTTACCAGTCGTATTAGGTTGCGCGATTCAAGCAGTTTCACCATTAATTATGATTGGTAGCAATAAAGGCATTGGTGCAATTTATGGGTCAATTATTGCAGCGGGTGTGTTTATCGTTTTGATTGCGGGAGTCTTCTCGAAAGTCAAAAAATTATTCCCGTCACTTGTTACAGGGACAGTTATTACCACCATTGGTTTAACATTGATTCCTGTTGCAATTGAAAAAATGGGTGGTGGTTCAGCAGCTGCACCAACCTTTGGGAGTTCACAAAACTTGATTTTGGCGTTCTTTACGATTGTCTTAATTTTAGTGACACAAATGTTTTGTAAAGGATTTGTTCGTTCGATTTCAGTTTTAATTGGCTTAGTCGGCGGGACGTTATTAGCGGCAGCGATGGGCTTAGTGTCAACAGAGATTGTATCGGACTCTCAGTGGGTACATGTGCCAACCCCATTTTACTTTGGGGCACCTATTTTCGATGTGTCGTCAATTTTATTAATGATTATTATCTCAATTGTGAGCATGGTGGAATCAACAGGTGTGTATTTCGCGTTAGGTGATATTACTGGTAAGAAAATTGGTCAAGATGAGTTGAAACGTGGTTACCGTGCAGAAGGATTAGCCGTTATTTTAGGTGGTATTTTCAATACGTTCCCGTATACTGGTTTTTCTCAAAATGTTGGGCTAGTACAACTTTCAGGGATTAAAACACGTAAGCCAGTTGTGTTCTCAGCGATTTTCTTGATTATTTTAGGTCTGTTGCCTAAGATGGGGGCTATTGCCCAAATGATTCCAGAACCAGTACTTGGTGGTGGAATGTTAGTCATGTTCGGGATG
This is a stretch of genomic DNA from Vagococcus zengguangii. It encodes these proteins:
- a CDS encoding GNAT family N-acetyltransferase encodes the protein MMIREAMKCDGLALNEINEFALGYPCELELTNRLLSKVLMHPDHVLLVFELDQQVVGYVHAERYLTLYEEELYNLLGVAVHPDYQGQGIGGALLRAIENCAKDQGVAGVRLNSGSQRVKAHRFYENMGYDGNKLQKRFVKWFED
- a CDS encoding xanthine phosphoribosyltransferase, with the translated sequence MEALVNKIKQDGRVLNQGVLKVDSFLTHQVDPLLMAQIGESFGEFFKEAGITKIVTVETSGIAPSIFAAKELDVPLIVARKSKSVTMDEELLTAPVYSFTKQETNQVSISKKFITDEDHILIIDDFLANGQAAKGLIELCEQAGATVAAVGIVIEKSFQEGRQLLEEMGVQVVSLARVASLEDNSVTFLEGDA
- a CDS encoding nucleobase:cation symporter-2 family protein; its protein translation is MENSVNIKTKANQGSQSSAQTDVSNGQAAVLGLQHLLAMYAGAVAVPLLIGQALNFTPEQMTYLISIDIFMCGVATILQLVVTKFFGIGLPVVLGCAIQAVSPLIMIGSNKGIGAIYGSIIAAGVFIVLIAGVFSKVKKLFPSLVTGTVITTIGLTLIPVAIEKMGGGSAAAPTFGSSQNLILAFFTIVLILVTQMFCKGFVRSISVLIGLVGGTLLAAAMGLVSTEIVSDSQWVHVPTPFYFGAPIFDVSSILLMIIISIVSMVESTGVYFALGDITGKKIGQDELKRGYRAEGLAVILGGIFNTFPYTGFSQNVGLVQLSGIKTRKPVVFSAIFLIILGLLPKMGAIAQMIPEPVLGGGMLVMFGMVAVQGIKMLTRVDFNNDKNLLIVAVSIGLGLGFAIKPELFQFMPETVKMFASNGIVVSSLVAIVLNLALNGLKEEK
- a CDS encoding AAA family ATPase, with translation MSFIKRVRMKTSDKFEVEYYHELPVIKWFKQNEGLVLSDKLTIISGENGQGKSTFIEALAVAMGMNAEGGSQQFNFATKATHSQLSEQLVVHKTGRLPRLKYFLRAESYYNLASEIEKLAVGGYGDKSLHQQSHGEGVMALIEHRFEAQGLYFFDEPEAGLSPARQMTLLRVFDELLKEGSQLVVATHSPILLAHPEALIYQFGEEGISEVGYRETSCFDDMRVFIENPERMVHYLLED